The Fulvivirga ligni genome window below encodes:
- a CDS encoding pyruvate dehydrogenase complex E1 component subunit beta, producing the protein MREIQFREALGEAMSEEMRRDEKVFLMGEEVAEYNGAYKVSQGMLDEFGPERVIDTPIAELGFAGIGVGAAMNGLRPIIEFMTFNFSLVAIDQVINGAAKMMSMSGGQFNVPCVFRGPTGNAGMLSSQHSQNFENWFANCPGLKVVVPSNPYDAKGLLKSSIRDNDPVIFMESELMYGDKGEVPEGEYLIPIGSAKVTKEGSDVTLVGFGKIMKVIDQAAEALAKDGISAEVIDLRSVRPIDYAAIVESVKKTNRLVIVEEAWPLAAISSEITYHVQKHAFDYLDAPIHRINSMDVPLPYAPTLIDAILPSVKRTVEAVKSVTYK; encoded by the coding sequence ATGAGAGAAATACAATTTAGGGAAGCCTTAGGCGAAGCTATGAGCGAAGAGATGCGTAGGGACGAAAAAGTCTTCCTCATGGGCGAAGAAGTTGCAGAATATAACGGTGCTTACAAAGTGAGCCAGGGCATGCTAGATGAGTTCGGTCCTGAGCGCGTAATAGACACCCCTATTGCTGAGCTAGGATTCGCAGGTATAGGTGTAGGTGCTGCTATGAACGGCCTAAGACCTATCATTGAATTCATGACGTTTAATTTCTCTCTTGTTGCTATAGATCAGGTTATTAACGGTGCCGCTAAAATGATGTCTATGTCTGGTGGTCAGTTTAATGTTCCTTGTGTATTCCGTGGCCCTACAGGAAACGCAGGAATGCTTAGCTCTCAGCACTCTCAAAACTTTGAAAACTGGTTTGCTAACTGCCCAGGTTTGAAGGTAGTAGTACCTTCTAACCCATATGATGCTAAAGGTTTATTAAAGTCTTCAATAAGAGATAATGACCCTGTGATTTTCATGGAGTCTGAGCTTATGTATGGTGACAAGGGTGAAGTACCTGAAGGAGAATACCTTATTCCTATCGGGTCTGCTAAAGTAACTAAAGAAGGTTCTGATGTAACCTTAGTTGGTTTTGGTAAAATCATGAAAGTGATAGACCAGGCTGCTGAAGCTCTAGCTAAAGATGGTATCTCTGCTGAGGTTATAGACCTTAGATCAGTAAGACCTATCGATTATGCTGCTATTGTAGAATCAGTGAAGAAAACTAATAGATTAGTAATTGTAGAAGAAGCTTGGCCTCTAGCGGCTATTAGCTCTGAGATTACTTACCATGTTCAAAAACATGCTTTTGATTATTTGGATGCTCCTATCCATAGAATTAACAGTATGGATGTACCTTTACCTTATGCGCCTACTCTTATCGATGCTATTTTACCTAGCGTGAAGAGAACAGTAGAAGCTGTAAAGTCAGTAACATATAAATAA
- the moaC gene encoding cyclic pyranopterin monophosphate synthase MoaC, with the protein MEESKFTHISNEGNPQMVDVSLKSITRRTAQAQSKLIVSREILSQLKDNDIQTKKGPVFHTSIIAGVMASKKTSELIPFCHPIPLDDCKIDIKVVNDEIIINCQCITTSKTGVEMEALTGASVAALTVYDMCKALSHDIKIVQTQLMSKTGGKKDFKRE; encoded by the coding sequence ATGGAAGAGTCTAAATTTACACATATCTCTAATGAAGGCAACCCTCAGATGGTGGATGTCTCCCTGAAATCTATCACTCGTAGAACAGCACAAGCCCAGAGTAAGTTAATAGTCAGCCGAGAAATATTAAGCCAGCTCAAAGATAATGACATTCAAACCAAGAAAGGCCCCGTTTTTCACACCAGCATTATAGCGGGAGTAATGGCTTCTAAAAAAACATCAGAACTTATTCCTTTCTGTCATCCTATCCCTCTTGATGATTGCAAAATAGATATAAAGGTTGTTAACGATGAAATCATTATCAACTGCCAGTGCATCACAACCTCTAAAACAGGTGTAGAGATGGAAGCGCTTACCGGCGCCAGCGTAGCCGCACTCACCGTGTACGATATGTGCAAGGCGTTATCTCATGACATTAAGATTGTGCAAACCCAACTGATGAGTAAAACCGGAGGCAAGAAAGACTTTAAAAGGGAATGA
- a CDS encoding PspC domain-containing protein: MKKMQLFFEKYAFGVCSKLGEKLGIASSSIRLYFIYASFLTFGSPLIIYLVLAFVLNMRKHLRRKRNSIWYY; this comes from the coding sequence ATGAAAAAAATGCAGCTTTTTTTTGAAAAATACGCTTTTGGTGTTTGCTCTAAGCTTGGAGAAAAGTTAGGTATTGCAAGTTCTAGTATCAGACTTTACTTTATCTATGCTTCCTTTCTTACCTTCGGTTCACCTCTTATTATTTACCTGGTGTTAGCCTTTGTTTTGAATATGAGAAAGCACCTGAGAAGGAAGAGAAATTCTATCTGGTATTACTAG
- a CDS encoding tetratricopeptide repeat protein, which yields MRKLFYAIALFGVLYLPGCTLNKMVKMAEDQNLTVTPNPLEVHADTVAFEMSANLPVKMLKKGKVYSVNTFYKYGENEVALDPIEFKADDYPNADEQQPKQSKEFAFAYSPAMKTGMLEVQGVALDPKNGKSKETDRMPVAPGVITTSKLVEAVYAPAYADHGYNNQEELIPTRVNFYFVQGSSALRYSERQSDRGKKLDAFIADKNVTRTVTITGTHSPEGAERINSRLSKDRAESIQSFYQREMKKYDYAGMADSINFITKDVVEDWSIFKDSLATYEGVTSEEKSAILDVVNGPGSYEDKEDKLHALPTYKKIFRDLYPKLRVAKTEILTVKEKKTDAEISVLSKGIADGSVTADTLSEEELLYGATLTPSLQEKEAIYKAATKKTDSWVAHNNLAAVYVAMAIEGDADKYGDMAMTQLEIAKNKQETAEVYANMASVELMKGNASKAYEYIKKADSMSPSSEMAPGFNGVKGSVEIMLAKYPDAVKSTANAEDNAVNSFNRGLAQVLNKDYQSALTSFKEATEKDSEMGIAYYGAAIANAHLGNEDAIYENLQNAVAADPDLKGKALEDLEFATYVSNEQFRNILK from the coding sequence ATGAGAAAATTATTCTACGCTATAGCTTTATTTGGAGTACTCTACCTTCCAGGTTGTACCCTTAATAAAATGGTAAAAATGGCGGAGGACCAGAATTTAACTGTTACTCCAAATCCGTTGGAGGTTCATGCAGACACAGTTGCTTTTGAGATGTCAGCTAATCTTCCTGTTAAAATGCTGAAAAAAGGAAAGGTTTACTCTGTAAATACATTCTATAAATACGGGGAGAATGAAGTGGCGCTAGATCCTATCGAATTTAAGGCCGATGATTATCCAAACGCTGATGAGCAGCAACCTAAGCAGTCTAAAGAATTTGCATTTGCTTATTCTCCAGCTATGAAAACCGGTATGTTAGAAGTACAAGGTGTAGCTCTAGACCCTAAAAACGGAAAATCTAAAGAAACTGATAGAATGCCAGTTGCTCCTGGTGTTATCACTACATCTAAATTAGTAGAAGCTGTTTACGCTCCTGCTTATGCTGATCACGGTTATAACAACCAAGAAGAGCTTATCCCAACTAGAGTTAACTTCTACTTCGTACAAGGTAGCTCTGCTTTAAGATACTCTGAGAGACAAAGTGACAGAGGTAAGAAATTAGATGCATTCATTGCTGACAAGAACGTTACAAGAACTGTTACTATCACTGGTACTCACTCTCCTGAAGGTGCTGAAAGAATCAACAGCAGACTTTCTAAAGACAGAGCTGAGTCTATCCAGAGCTTCTACCAAAGAGAAATGAAGAAATATGATTATGCTGGAATGGCAGATTCTATCAACTTCATTACTAAAGATGTTGTTGAAGACTGGTCAATATTCAAAGATTCTTTAGCTACTTATGAAGGTGTAACTTCAGAAGAAAAATCAGCTATCTTAGACGTAGTTAATGGTCCTGGTTCTTACGAAGACAAAGAAGATAAATTACATGCTCTTCCTACTTATAAGAAAATCTTCAGAGACTTATATCCTAAATTAAGGGTTGCTAAAACTGAGATCCTTACTGTAAAAGAAAAGAAAACAGATGCTGAAATCTCTGTACTTTCTAAAGGTATAGCTGATGGTTCAGTTACTGCTGACACTTTATCTGAAGAAGAACTTCTTTACGGAGCTACTTTAACTCCTTCTTTACAAGAGAAAGAAGCTATCTATAAAGCTGCTACTAAGAAAACTGACAGCTGGGTAGCTCATAACAACCTTGCTGCTGTATATGTAGCTATGGCTATTGAAGGAGATGCTGATAAGTATGGTGATATGGCAATGACTCAATTAGAGATTGCTAAAAACAAGCAAGAAACTGCTGAAGTATATGCTAACATGGCATCAGTAGAATTGATGAAAGGTAATGCTTCTAAAGCTTATGAGTACATCAAGAAAGCTGACTCTATGAGCCCTAGCAGCGAAATGGCCCCTGGTTTCAACGGAGTTAAAGGTTCTGTAGAAATTATGCTTGCTAAATACCCTGATGCTGTGAAGTCTACTGCTAATGCAGAAGATAACGCTGTAAACTCATTCAACAGAGGTTTAGCTCAAGTATTAAACAAAGATTACCAAAGTGCTCTAACTTCTTTCAAAGAAGCTACTGAGAAAGATTCTGAGATGGGTATCGCTTACTATGGTGCAGCTATCGCTAACGCACACTTAGGAAATGAAGATGCTATCTATGAGAACTTACAAAACGCTGTAGCTGCTGATCCTGACCTTAAAGGAAAAGCTCTAGAAGACCTTGAGTTCGCTACTTATGTATCTAACGAGCAGTTCAGAAATATCTTGAAATAA
- a CDS encoding molybdopterin molybdotransferase MoeA, whose amino-acid sequence MIHVDEASRIVLSNTFKPGTEKVKIDDALNRILKEEVVADRDFPPFNRVMMDGIAIKSDEWESGRREFYIEGVQTAGAPQMALSESVNCLEVMTGAMLPQYTDVVIRYEDVEIHDSIAKVLIDEITPLQNIHLKGTDRLEGESLISNHKVLSPAEIAVLATVGKAEVEVQQLIKVAIVSTGDELVSVDQTPNPYQIRRSNSHALLAALKQHGFTATIFHINDDEITLKKKLQEILNDYDAILLSGGVSKGKKDYVPAALESLKVEKLFHKVAQRPGKPFWFGKNDNTTVFALPGNPVSTFMCFYRYVLPWLYASYEIDVQPRTAQLAEDFKVVPDLTYFLQVKIKRSESGEVIAVPVSGRGSGDLANLLEADAFLELPQGKTEFKAGEVYHRIDYR is encoded by the coding sequence ATGATTCATGTTGATGAAGCCAGCCGCATAGTGCTGTCTAATACATTTAAACCCGGTACAGAAAAAGTGAAAATCGATGATGCTCTTAACCGTATTCTTAAAGAAGAAGTGGTGGCAGATAGAGATTTTCCACCTTTCAATAGGGTGATGATGGATGGGATAGCCATTAAATCTGATGAGTGGGAGAGTGGTAGAAGAGAATTTTACATTGAAGGGGTGCAGACAGCAGGGGCTCCGCAAATGGCGCTTAGTGAATCAGTTAATTGCCTGGAAGTAATGACAGGAGCTATGCTGCCACAATATACAGATGTAGTAATCCGCTATGAGGACGTGGAAATTCATGATAGCATAGCAAAAGTTCTAATTGATGAAATCACTCCATTACAGAATATCCATTTAAAAGGTACTGATAGGCTTGAAGGGGAATCGCTCATTTCAAATCATAAAGTATTATCTCCAGCGGAAATAGCAGTGTTGGCCACGGTAGGAAAAGCTGAAGTAGAAGTACAGCAGTTAATAAAAGTAGCCATTGTAAGTACAGGAGATGAATTGGTGAGCGTTGACCAGACACCCAACCCTTATCAGATAAGAAGGTCTAATAGCCACGCACTATTAGCTGCATTGAAGCAGCATGGATTTACAGCCACTATCTTTCATATTAATGACGATGAAATTACATTAAAGAAAAAACTTCAGGAGATATTGAATGATTATGATGCTATTTTATTGAGTGGAGGAGTATCTAAGGGAAAAAAGGATTATGTTCCTGCGGCTCTCGAAAGCTTAAAAGTGGAAAAGCTCTTTCATAAAGTAGCCCAAAGACCAGGTAAGCCCTTTTGGTTTGGTAAGAATGATAATACTACCGTTTTCGCCTTGCCAGGCAATCCTGTGTCTACGTTCATGTGCTTTTATCGCTATGTTCTGCCATGGCTTTATGCATCTTATGAAATTGATGTACAGCCACGCACAGCTCAGCTGGCAGAAGATTTTAAGGTGGTGCCAGATCTAACCTATTTTCTGCAAGTGAAAATTAAAAGGTCTGAGTCAGGAGAGGTGATTGCTGTGCCAGTTTCGGGGCGTGGTTCTGGTGATTTGGCTAACCTTTTAGAGGCTGATGCCTTCTTGGAATTACCTCAAGGCAAAACAGAATTTAAGGCCGGAGAGGTGTATCATAGAATTGACTACAGGTAA
- the mobA gene encoding molybdenum cofactor guanylyltransferase, whose protein sequence is MSKHDLYGLVLIGGKSSRMGADKSLISYHDVPQRDHAFNLLEKYCEKVFLSCNPAQKADVNLPYIEDQLCEGPLTGIIAAHEAFPDVSWLVIACDMPYLDDQLLNQLISMRDTHKAATCFKKGFIEPLCAIWENSCFSDLTAYYKSGQKSPKTFLDTRDVKVIELSEDDSEKLRNINSAK, encoded by the coding sequence ATGAGCAAGCATGATTTGTATGGCCTGGTGCTCATAGGAGGTAAAAGCTCAAGAATGGGTGCTGATAAAAGTCTGATCAGTTATCATGATGTACCGCAGCGAGATCATGCATTCAATTTACTGGAAAAATACTGCGAAAAAGTATTTCTTAGCTGTAACCCTGCTCAAAAAGCTGATGTCAATCTCCCCTATATTGAAGACCAGCTTTGCGAAGGACCGCTCACCGGAATAATAGCTGCTCATGAGGCTTTTCCCGATGTCAGCTGGCTTGTGATAGCTTGTGATATGCCCTATTTGGATGATCAGCTACTAAACCAGCTGATTTCCATGAGGGATACTCACAAAGCCGCCACCTGCTTCAAAAAAGGCTTCATAGAACCCCTCTGTGCGATTTGGGAGAATTCCTGTTTCTCTGATCTAACGGCTTACTACAAATCAGGACAAAAAAGCCCTAAAACCTTTCTCGACACACGTGATGTCAAGGTGATAGAGCTTTCTGAGGATGATAGTGAGAAGTTGAGGAATATTAATAGTGCAAAATAA
- a CDS encoding PorP/SprF family type IX secretion system membrane protein: MRLLLIILFTIFYTSSTAQYFQFSQYDFTPERVNPAFISASNHLSGSIIYRRQSVSETLNINTADVFVSYPLLTRRNKRWSAIGLSFLDDRSGLTNIYKVNEMALTYALYVPVTRNDEVSLGAKALYQNRRFSLDGLYTGSQYVPDRGFLPSVDNGEEVESFRRRLYTLSFGLGWRHVDRYGHQQSYVGISFFDFNKPQESFYGEDAQLPSTVVLSGSFLAYEQGPLKVFPEAIVTKSSSKAVLNLGAITRYDLMSGRTWNGSVNIITKYNTGGYVIGGLQLEKTDFKIGFSYDLSVSSKPLNNAFEVGLAYKTERTAKRRNRVGKRRISKNKRRKGKRYRRKEPDTKSKVTKTTEDVRNKSQEKDSVFTETEVTEAQEDKVIVVEDADSVITSSRVGDFKHHSLKLDETNVLFHFDFNSVDIDQESLDYIRELSEVLKSDPNLKVKIVGHTDSRGSAEYNKNLSLTRCNSVKNLLLQYGVNEDRVEVVGMGEEEPSEDNNTAAGRAKNRRVEFILHY; this comes from the coding sequence ATGAGACTACTTTTAATCATTTTATTTACCATTTTTTATACCAGTAGCACTGCTCAGTATTTTCAATTTTCTCAGTATGACTTCACTCCTGAGAGGGTTAATCCGGCATTTATATCTGCTTCTAATCATCTCTCTGGCAGTATTATATATCGAAGACAAAGTGTATCAGAAACATTAAATATTAATACTGCAGATGTTTTTGTAAGTTATCCGCTTTTGACTAGAAGAAACAAGAGATGGTCAGCGATAGGCCTTTCATTTCTGGATGATAGATCTGGATTAACCAATATCTACAAGGTAAACGAAATGGCTCTTACGTATGCATTATATGTTCCTGTAACAAGGAATGATGAGGTGAGTCTTGGGGCAAAAGCATTATACCAAAATAGACGCTTTTCTTTAGATGGGCTTTATACCGGGAGTCAATATGTGCCAGATCGAGGGTTTCTACCTAGTGTTGATAATGGGGAGGAGGTTGAGAGCTTTCGGAGACGATTATATACGCTTAGCTTTGGTTTGGGGTGGAGGCATGTTGATCGCTATGGTCATCAGCAAAGCTATGTTGGGATATCGTTTTTTGATTTTAATAAACCACAAGAGTCCTTCTATGGAGAAGATGCTCAGCTACCCTCTACGGTGGTGTTAAGTGGTAGCTTTCTTGCGTATGAGCAGGGACCATTAAAGGTGTTTCCTGAAGCTATCGTAACGAAAAGTTCCTCTAAGGCGGTACTGAACCTCGGCGCTATCACCAGGTATGATCTCATGAGTGGTAGGACGTGGAACGGATCCGTAAATATAATTACTAAATATAATACAGGCGGTTATGTAATTGGAGGCCTTCAACTTGAAAAAACTGATTTTAAAATAGGATTTAGTTATGACCTTTCTGTTAGTTCCAAGCCTCTAAATAATGCATTTGAAGTGGGGCTGGCCTATAAAACAGAGAGAACTGCAAAAAGAAGAAATAGGGTGGGCAAACGACGAATATCTAAAAATAAAAGAAGGAAAGGAAAACGATATAGAAGGAAGGAGCCAGACACAAAGAGCAAAGTGACAAAGACTACTGAGGACGTTAGAAATAAGAGTCAAGAAAAGGATTCTGTGTTTACAGAAACAGAAGTAACAGAGGCTCAGGAGGATAAAGTTATTGTTGTTGAAGATGCTGATTCAGTTATTACAAGTTCCAGAGTAGGCGACTTTAAACATCATTCATTGAAATTAGATGAAACCAACGTATTGTTCCATTTCGATTTTAATAGTGTGGATATTGATCAGGAATCTCTAGATTACATTCGTGAATTATCCGAGGTATTAAAGAGTGATCCTAATCTTAAGGTGAAAATTGTCGGACATACTGATAGTCGGGGTAGTGCTGAGTATAATAAAAATCTATCTCTGACCAGATGTAATTCTGTTAAGAACTTATTACTACAATATGGTGTCAATGAAGATCGAGTAGAGGTGGTAGGTATGGGTGAAGAAGAGCCTTCAGAAGATAATAATACGGCCGCAGGCAGGGCGAAAAACAGAAGGGTTGAATTTATTTTGCACTATTAA
- the ffh gene encoding signal recognition particle protein, translating to MFDNLSYKLDKALQNLKGQGSITEVNVATTVKEIRRALIDADVNYKVAKEVTDDIKVKALGKDVLTSVSPGQLLTKVTNDELTELMGGTNEDINIAGDPAIILIAGLQGSGKTTFSGKLASYLKAQGRQVQLTACDIYRPAAIDQLKVLGEQIGVDVYAEPENKDAVEIASNAIKHAKQNGKKIVIVDTAGRLAVDEEMMDEISKLKEALNPSETLFVVDSMTGQDAVNTAKAFNDRLNFDGVVLTKLDGDTRGGAAISIRRVVEKPIKFISTGEKMDAIDKFHPDRMANRILGMGDVVSLVERAQQTFDEEEARRLNKKIRKNQFDFNDFLTQLEQIKKMGNIKDLLGMIPGMGKALKNIDVDDDSFKPIEAIIRSMTNQERENPEILDGSRRKRIAKGSGTSVQEVNNLMKQFADMKKLMKTMNKMGGGKRGLAALNPFG from the coding sequence ATGTTCGATAATTTAAGTTATAAGTTAGATAAGGCATTACAGAACCTAAAAGGTCAGGGTAGTATCACTGAAGTAAACGTGGCTACTACTGTAAAAGAGATTCGTAGAGCTCTTATAGATGCCGATGTTAACTATAAAGTAGCAAAGGAAGTAACTGATGATATCAAGGTAAAAGCGCTCGGTAAAGATGTACTTACATCAGTTTCTCCAGGTCAGTTACTTACTAAAGTTACCAATGATGAGCTTACTGAGCTCATGGGTGGAACTAATGAAGATATTAATATAGCAGGTGATCCTGCCATTATACTTATCGCTGGTTTGCAAGGTTCTGGTAAAACTACTTTCTCAGGAAAGTTAGCCAGCTACCTAAAAGCTCAAGGCAGACAAGTGCAACTTACAGCTTGTGATATTTACCGTCCTGCGGCGATTGATCAGTTGAAAGTGTTAGGTGAGCAAATAGGTGTAGACGTATATGCTGAGCCTGAAAATAAAGATGCCGTTGAAATAGCAAGTAACGCTATTAAGCATGCCAAGCAAAACGGTAAAAAGATAGTCATTGTCGATACTGCTGGTCGTTTAGCAGTAGACGAAGAGATGATGGATGAGATCTCTAAATTGAAGGAGGCTCTGAACCCATCAGAAACGCTTTTCGTGGTTGACTCTATGACAGGTCAGGATGCTGTAAATACAGCTAAGGCCTTCAATGACAGACTAAACTTCGATGGTGTAGTTCTTACCAAGTTAGATGGTGATACCCGTGGTGGAGCAGCTATTTCTATTCGTAGAGTAGTAGAGAAGCCTATCAAATTCATCTCTACAGGTGAGAAAATGGATGCCATTGATAAGTTCCACCCAGACAGGATGGCCAACAGGATCCTGGGTATGGGTGACGTGGTGTCATTAGTAGAAAGAGCTCAGCAGACTTTTGATGAAGAAGAAGCACGAAGATTAAATAAGAAAATCAGAAAAAATCAATTTGATTTTAATGACTTCTTAACTCAGCTGGAGCAAATCAAGAAAATGGGTAACATTAAAGACCTATTGGGAATGATTCCAGGTATGGGTAAAGCTCTCAAAAATATTGATGTAGATGATGATTCATTCAAACCTATTGAAGCAATTATTAGATCTATGACAAATCAGGAAAGAGAAAATCCTGAAATACTTGACGGAAGTAGAAGAAAGCGTATTGCAAAGGGTAGTGGTACATCTGTACAAGAGGTGAACAACCTAATGAAGCAATTTGCAGACATGAAGAAACTGATGAAGACTATGAACAAAATGGGTGGAGGCAAGAGAGGTCTTGCAGCCTTAAATCCATTTGGTTAA
- a CDS encoding M61 family metallopeptidase: MKKIIYSLAFVLFSVMSSTAQNADTIRYDVSFPNIAHHEAEISVTYDHLKAGEPLEVRMSISSPGRYAYHQFGKNVCRVSAKNAKGKSLEVTRIAPETWQVKGHDGSFTLTYTLFANHADGTYAGIDPLYAHLNMPATFMWAKGLEKNPISVQYHLPDNNWKIATQMKPTGSNTFVASDLQYFMDSPTIIGDLTIKEFTIKEADGRSKLIKVALNRGVKDYVAENFITMVEKVVKAEQKVYKELPDYDYGVYTFLCGYGPEFDGDGMEHRNSTMITKSGILTTDNAKDFIGTVTHEFFHCWNVERIRPAALEPFDFETANMSGELWFAEGFTSYYTELSIARANICDDKEFGERLARALNYVLNSGGTEISSPVEMSKQAPFVDAATSVDPTSFYNTFTSYYPYGEVIGLALDLELRNRYKDITLDDLMHAMWVKFGKPFKPYHNDDIMNTLAELTKDKAFAEEFFNKYVYGTEVPDYKTLLKTMGYDLVQPDSAKASLGTVRFSFSDGMQVSSQPSRRTALYKAGLDVQDVVIALDGKALASKAELEGWLAQHKPGDIVKVKYSHFGEEAETQLTLQGGPAYDVVLIDDAKKKVVAKRDAWLFNE, from the coding sequence ATGAAAAAAATAATCTACTCCCTGGCATTTGTGCTCTTCTCAGTAATGAGCAGTACGGCACAAAATGCAGATACTATCAGATATGATGTAAGCTTTCCTAATATAGCCCATCATGAAGCAGAGATATCAGTTACATACGATCACCTAAAGGCTGGAGAGCCTCTGGAGGTACGTATGAGCATTTCTTCACCAGGAAGGTATGCCTACCATCAATTCGGTAAAAATGTATGCCGTGTAAGCGCTAAAAATGCTAAGGGCAAGTCACTAGAAGTTACTCGCATAGCTCCTGAGACATGGCAGGTGAAAGGTCATGATGGAAGTTTTACTCTGACTTATACACTTTTTGCTAATCATGCTGATGGTACCTATGCTGGTATTGACCCATTATATGCTCATCTCAATATGCCAGCCACGTTTATGTGGGCTAAAGGCCTGGAAAAGAACCCGATAAGTGTACAATATCATTTGCCTGATAATAACTGGAAAATAGCTACTCAAATGAAGCCAACAGGCTCAAATACATTCGTAGCCTCAGACCTTCAATATTTTATGGATAGCCCTACCATTATTGGTGATTTGACTATAAAGGAGTTCACTATTAAAGAAGCAGACGGTAGAAGTAAATTGATCAAGGTGGCGCTCAACAGAGGCGTGAAGGACTACGTTGCTGAGAACTTTATCACTATGGTAGAGAAGGTGGTAAAAGCTGAGCAAAAGGTTTACAAGGAGCTGCCGGACTATGACTATGGAGTATATACCTTCTTGTGTGGTTATGGACCTGAGTTCGACGGTGACGGAATGGAACACAGAAATTCAACGATGATCACTAAAAGTGGCATATTAACTACTGATAACGCTAAGGATTTTATCGGAACAGTTACTCATGAGTTTTTCCATTGCTGGAATGTAGAAAGAATACGCCCGGCAGCACTAGAGCCGTTTGATTTTGAAACCGCCAATATGAGCGGAGAGTTATGGTTCGCCGAAGGGTTTACTTCATATTACACTGAGCTCTCAATAGCCAGAGCTAATATCTGTGATGACAAGGAGTTTGGAGAGCGCTTGGCAAGAGCCTTAAACTATGTATTAAACTCCGGAGGAACGGAAATATCCAGCCCTGTGGAAATGAGCAAGCAGGCACCTTTCGTAGATGCAGCTACTTCTGTAGATCCAACTAGCTTTTATAATACCTTTACCTCATATTATCCGTATGGAGAGGTTATTGGTCTGGCGCTGGATCTAGAGTTAAGAAACAGATACAAAGACATCACGCTTGATGATCTTATGCATGCCATGTGGGTGAAGTTTGGTAAGCCATTCAAACCATACCACAATGATGATATTATGAATACCTTAGCTGAACTAACTAAGGATAAGGCTTTCGCCGAAGAGTTCTTTAATAAGTACGTGTATGGCACTGAAGTGCCTGATTATAAAACACTATTGAAAACAATGGGATATGACCTGGTTCAACCCGATTCAGCTAAAGCATCATTAGGTACTGTTAGATTCAGCTTTTCAGATGGTATGCAGGTGAGTAGCCAGCCTTCTAGAAGGACAGCGCTATATAAGGCAGGTTTAGATGTGCAGGATGTTGTTATTGCCTTAGATGGCAAGGCTTTAGCTTCTAAGGCAGAATTAGAAGGTTGGTTAGCCCAGCATAAGCCCGGTGACATAGTGAAGGTAAAGTACAGTCATTTTGGTGAGGAGGCAGAAACACAACTGACTCTTCAGGGTGGGCCTGCTTATGATGTTGTACTTATAGATGATGCTAAAAAGAAGGTGGTAGCCAAGAGAGATGCATGGTTGTTTAACGAATAA